In the Acropora muricata isolate sample 2 chromosome 1, ASM3666990v1, whole genome shotgun sequence genome, one interval contains:
- the LOC136925913 gene encoding uncharacterized protein: MEDWRVFLQYVVRGGFMYKFDLKSVRHWRSLGIHLVLYLDDGAGYEIDFASTQSCSDTVRSDLVKAGLVANCDKSIWIPTQCLDWLGISWDLLNATLTIPQPRVDRLLSALGVFKDKLPFVTPRLVASIVGKIISLSPCVGNVSLIMSRFLQSAVFFRHDWDTPLDMSRFQFFPQCLDEVNFSLDNCVKLNCKKLFEYSQPVVIVCTDASDFACGGHAHFVDKEEFDLFYQAFSSMESTPDSNGREMLAILYALRSFKALVRGKVVKLYTDNKNASIISMKGSMSLRLQRQAFEIFQFCAMNNVTVEIEWIPRSLNEYADSLSRVVDFDDWSVSTAFFDYIASLFGSFTVDSSTIDVGSNQALKPLVKLIPNLLAVSRAPSTLKGYLAHFQKWKAWAARFPEVIFFPALELHVALYLISLIQSGYSFTTISLAYYSISFFHKSCAVPNPCDSSFVKAVLEGCKRFSAKSVSTTKRLPILPEHLHALVDKFAGSDAGLPDIRDVCFSLVAFAGFLRLNELCNIKWSDIVFKDTYFALYIPRSKTDQYGSGATRVVARTGNPTCPFDMLCRYAKMSGDSLDSTEFVFRSLYKRKNGTHALRSGSRLSYSRARELFILKFKAIGLDTKLYGLHSLRIGGASAAANNDLPDRVIKKHGRWKSEHAKDVYCREDIQHQLLVTLNIGI; this comes from the exons ATGGAAGATTGGAGGGTTTTTCTTCAATACGTAGTGCGGGGTGGATTTATGTAtaagtttgatttgaagtcAG TGCGTCATTGGAGATCTTTAGGTATCCATTTAGTTCTATATTTGGATGATGGAGCTGGTTATGAAATAGATTTTGCTAGTACTCAGTCTTGTTCTGATACTGTTCGATCGGATTTAGTTAAAGCGGGTTTGGTGGCCAATTGTGATAAGTCTATCTGGATCCCTACCCAATGTTTGGACTGGCTGGGTATCTCGTGGGATCTTTTGAATGCTACTCTAACCATACCCCAACCTCGAGTTGATCGTTTGCTGTCCGCTCTTGGCGTTTTCAAGGATAAATTACCTTTTGTTACTCCCCGTCTCGTCGCCTCCATTGTTGGCAAGATTATCTCTTTGTCACCATGCGTCGGGAACGTTTCGTTGATCATGTCTAGATTTTTGCAGTCTGCTGTCTTTTTTCGTCATGACTGGGATACTCCCCTCGATATGAGtcgttttcagttttttccacaatGTTTGGATGAAGTTAATTTCTCGCTTGACAATTGCGTTAAGCTTAACTGCAAAAAGTTATTTGAGTACTCTCAGCCAGttgttattgtttgcactgATGCTAGTGATTTTGCTTGTGGTGGTCACGCCCACTTTGTTGATAAGGAGGAATTTGACCTTTTTTATCAGGCGTTTTCTTCTATGGAATCCACTCCTGATAGCAATGGAAGGGAGATGCTTGCTATCCTTTACGCACTTAGGTCTTTTAAGGCGCTTGTTCGTGGCAAAGTGGTCAAGTTGTATACTGATAATAAAAATGCTTCTATTATTTCTATGAAGGGCAGTATGTCACTTCGGCTTCAACGCCAGGCTTTcgaaatttttcagttttgtgcTATGAATAATGTCACTGTTGAAATTGAATGGATCCCAAGGTCCCTTAATGAGTATGCTGATTCTTTGAGTAGAGTTGTTGATTTCGACGATTGGAGTGTTTCGACAGCGTTTTTTGATTATATTGCATCTCTTTTTGGTTCCTTTACTGTGGACAG TTCCACCATCGATGTAGGTAGCAATCAAGCCTTGAAGCCTCTGGTTAAGCTAATTCCCAATCTTCTAGCTGTTAGCAGGGCTCCATCAACTCTTAAAGGGTATCTCGCACATTTCCAGAAGTGGAAGGCATGGGCTGCTCGTTTTCCTGAAGTTATATTTTTTCCTGCTTTAGAACTTCATGTTGCGCTTTACCTTATTAGTTTAATTCAGTCGGGTTATTCATTTACTACGATTAGTCTTGCCTATTATAGCATTagttttttccataaatcatGTGCGGTTCCTAACCCATGCGATAGTAGTTTCGTTAAGGCTGTTTTAGAAGGCTGTAAGAGGTTTTCAGCCAAATCAGTTTCTACTACGAAGAGGCTTCCGATCCTGCCTGAGCATTTGCATGCTCTTGTTGATAAATTTGCTGGCTCGGACGCTGGTTTACCCGACATAAGagatgtttgtttttctcttgttgCTTTTGCTGGTTTCTTGCGCTTGAACGAGCTTTGTAATATTAAATGGAGTGATATTGTTTTTAAGGATACGTATTTTGCTCTCTATATCCCTAGGAGTAAGACCGATCAGTACGGGTCTGGTGCTACCAGGGTGGTTGCTAGAACTGGCAATCCTACTTGCCCTTTCGATATGTTATGTAGGTATGCTAAAATGAGCGGCGATAGCCTCGATTCCACAGAATTTGTTTTTCGTTCCTTGTATAAGCGTAAGAATGGGACTCATGCCCTTCGTTCAGGCTCTAGGCTTTCTTATTCTAGAGCTAGGGAACTATTTATTCTTAAGTTCAAGGCCATTGGTTTAGATACCAAGCTTTACGGTCTCCATTCTCTTAGGATTGGCGGCGCTTCTGCTGCTGCTAATAATGATTTACCGGATCGCGTTATTAAAAAGCATGGTCGCTGGAAGTCTGAACACGCTAAGGATGTTTATTGTAGGGAGGATATTCAACACCAACTTTTAGTTACTCTCAATATTGGTATCTAG